A genomic segment from Corylus avellana chromosome ca5, CavTom2PMs-1.0 encodes:
- the LOC132182249 gene encoding uncharacterized protein LOC132182249 — translation METPGKKVLLTSSGDEISKNIAFHLAKRGCRLVLMGNESCLRSIAENITGSLKGVVPVEVVGLDMEDDREGVFGEAVDKACMILGKLDAFVHCYTYEGEYFTSDCIGHLKCWEFPKFI, via the exons ATGGAGACTCCAGGGAAGAAAGTGTTGCTCACCTCCAGTGGTGACGAGATTTCGAAGAATATCGCTTTCCACTTGGCCAAACGGGGCTGCAG GTTGGTTTTGATGGGCAATGAGAGCTGTCTTCGAAGTATTGCCGAAAATATAACTGGTTCGCTGAAGGGTGTGGTGCCGGTGGAGGTGGTTGGTTTAGATATGGAGGATGACAGGGAGGGAGTCTTTGGTGAGGCAGTCGATAAGGCATGCATGATATTGGGAAAGTTGGATGCTTTTGTACATTGTTATACGTATGAAG GTGAATACTTCACGAGCGATTGCATTGGACATTTGAAATGCTGGGAGTTCCCTAAATTCATTTAA
- the LOC132180811 gene encoding ABC transporter I family member 11, chloroplastic, producing MASSFIAFKSSIGRRALELPAPVPIAHKPSRSCLNLRRTRSSRITCDYSCFEVRDVSYRPPGTQVSLLSAVNFSLPEKSFGLIFGRSGSGKTTLLQLLAGLSKPTSGSIYIQRYGNDGNPNQSPELLPPERVGIVFQFPERYFVADNVLEEVTFGWPRQRGDLQFKEHLALRLQRAINWVGLNGISLDKDPHTLSGGYKRRLALAIQLVQTPDLLILDEPLAGLDWKARADVVKLLKFLKKELTVLVVSHDLKELATLVDRSWRMEMGGVLREEPLPI from the exons ATGGCGAGCTCCTTCATCGCGTTCAAGTCCTCCATAGGCCGGAGAGCTCTGGAACTACCAGCACCAGTCCCAATCGCACACAAACCTTCCCGCAG TTGTTTGAATCTCCGAAGAACTCGCTCTTCCAGAATTACATGTGATTACTCATGCTTTGAA gttaGGGATGTTAGCTATCGACCTCCTGGGACCCAGGTCAGCCTTCTAAGTGCAGTTAATTTTTCACTTCCAGAGAAAAG TTTTGGTTTAATATTTGGACGAAGTGGAAGTGGAAAAACTACTCTGTTGCAG CTTCTTGCAGGGCTTAGTAAACCAACCTCAGGTTCCATTTATATTCAAAGATATGGAAATGATGGTAATCCAAATCAATCTCCTGAGCTCTTACCCCCAGAGAGAGTTGGTATTGTTTTTCAGTTTCCTGAGAG GTACTTCGTGGCAGATAATGTGCTTGAGGAAGTTACGTTTGGGTGGCCAAGGCAAAGGGGTGACTTGCAATTCAAGGAGCATCTTGCGTTGAGACTCCAAAGAGCAATTAATTGG GTTGGTTTAAATGGGATCTCCTTGGACAAAGATCCTCATACCCTTAGTGGTGGCTATAAACGTCGGCTTGCCTTGGCAATTCAACTA GTACAAACCCCAGATTTATTGATATTGGATGAGCCTCTTGCTGGTCTTG ATTGGAAGGCACGTGCAGATGTTGTGAAGCTTTTGAAGTTTCTAAAGAAAGAATTAACTGTACTAGTTGTCAGCCATGACCTCAA AGAATTAGCAACTCTAGTTGATCGATCCTGGAGGATGGAAATGGGTGGAGTTCTTAGGGAAGAGCCCCTACCAATTTAA
- the LOC132182250 gene encoding protein LAZY 1 translates to MKTSLFSLIIFTNVLTTFGTPISGNPCICLSAPPSLDDQDSYTKSSFGSPYGSRSSKKPKQEWEKSFSGTDAKREEENLEEETSTAISELFHGFLTIGTLGLEPIINEPATPTFAMPVESITESKSELTENDLKLINYELEKLLEAETKEWCNESSGRSSHASTITLSGKQADEAENEDYEKILVCPLQGYLFGSSIELPETRKEVKKEKASLAELFHRTKTTNEINTEKSESGEMQAKKTHKPAMHLMKKMLKKLHASSKSSTPPGGGDAADSVSIKKKLYKVGLTARSSENHLLMGGMQVIRIFQKKIHPESSIAGREFVDSHNCKVKNAPNDSCNNGDQMHLDEDNDGFTLGCMSKMGILCCKTNLNPPQDGLHGSNLSAKEHWIKTDADCKYQFICFTISKYLGKIPPLRFKDRNI, encoded by the exons ATGAAG ACAAGTCTGTTTTCCCTAATTATTTTCACCAATGTCCTAACTACTTTTGGAACTCCAATTTCAGGAAACCCTTGCATCTGTCTTTCAGCACCACCATCACTTGATGACCAAGACTCCTATACAAAGTCAAGCTTCGGCTCCCCATATGGATCCAGATCCTCAAAGAAACCCAAACAGGAATGGGAAAAATCCTTTTCTGGCACTGACGccaagagagaggaagaaaactTAGAAGAAGAAACATCTACTGCCATCTCTGAGCTCTTCCATGGATTTCTCACCATTGGAACTCTCGGTCTGGAGCCAATCATCAATGAGCCAGCAACACCTACGTTTGCCATGCCTGTGGAGAGCATAACTGAGAGCAAATCAGAGCTAACAGAGAATGACTTGAAGCTCATCAACTATGAGCTGGAGAAGCTCCTTGAGGCTGAAACTAAAGAATGGTGCAATGAATCATCGGGGAGGAGCAGTCATGCTAGCACTATTACACTCAGTGGCAAGCAAGCAGATGAGGCTGAAAACGAAGATTATGAGAAGATTTTGGTATGTCCACTCCAAGGATATCTATTTGGCTCTTCGATTGAACTGCcagaaacaagaaaagaagTAAAGAAAGAGAAGGCATCACTTGCGGAGCTGTTTCATAggacaaaaacaacaaatgagATCAACACAGAAAAAAGTGAGAGTGGGGAGATGCAAGCCAAGAAAACACATAAGCCTGCTATGCATCTCATGAAGAAGATGCTAAAAAAGCTCCATGCTTCTTCAAAGAGCTCTACCCCTCCGGGTGGTGGTGATGCAGCTGACTCTGTTTCAATCAAGAAGAAGCTCTACAAGGTTGGTCTTACTGCTAGATCTTCAGAGAACCAC CTTCTTATGGGTGGCATGCAGGTCATAcgtattttccaaaaaaaaatccatcctGAAAGCTCTATAGCTGGAAGAGAATTTGTTGATTCCCATAACTGTAAGGTCAAGAATGCTCCCAATGACAGTTGCAATAATGGAGACCAGATGCACCTGGATGAAGACAATGATGGGTTTACTCTAGGGTGCATGTCAAAGATGGGGATCCTGTGTTGTAAGACCAACTTGAACCCACCCCAAGACGGGCTGCATGGAAGTAATTTAAGTGCGAAAGAGCATTGGATCAAGACAGACGCGGACTGTAAGTATCAGTTTATATGCTTTACCATTTCAAAATATCTGGGAAAAATCCCACCACTGAGGTTCAAGGATAGGAACATTTAA